The following proteins are co-located in the Hippoglossus stenolepis isolate QCI-W04-F060 chromosome 23, HSTE1.2, whole genome shotgun sequence genome:
- the fcer1g gene encoding high affinity immunoglobulin epsilon receptor subunit gamma isoform X1: MAVWGRSPLLVAAPLWMCFGSAAASLPEPYVCYVLDGILFLYGLILTALYCKIKFYGAKPAGPATGKPKQQNAEEGIYTGLTPHAQDTYETIGMKK; encoded by the exons ATGGCCGTGTGGGGCAGGAGCCCGTTGCTGGTGGCTGCTCCTCTGTGGATGTGTTTTGGCAGCGCTGCTG CCTCTCTTCCGGAACCGTATGTTTGTTATGTGCTGGATGGGATCCTGTTTTTGTACGGCCTCATCCTGACAGCTCTCTACTGCAAAATTAAG ttcTACGGTGCCAAGCCAGCTGGCCCTGCAACAGGAAAGCCGAAGCAG CAGAATGCTGAAGAGGGCATCTATACT GGTTTGACCCCTCATGCCCAGGACACGTATGAAACCATCGGCATGAAGAAGTGA
- the ndufs2 gene encoding NADH dehydrogenase [ubiquinone] iron-sulfur protein 2, mitochondrial: protein MAATMLRSLTKLGRPSTKVLLNNNLLIPGCAVLQSRQKQWQPDVEWTEQFAGAVMYPTAINEKWTPPPWNDKDPPAEKEVANLTINFGPQHPAAHGVLRLVMELSGESVKKCDPHIGLLHRGTEKLIEYKTYLQALPYFDRLDYVSMMCNEEAYSLAVEKLLNIQAPPRAQWIRVLYGEMTRILNHIMAITTHALDIGAMTPFFWLFEEREKMFEFYERVSGARMHAAYIRPGGVHQDLPLGLMDDIYEWCKNFSIRIDEVEEMLTNNRIWKNRTVDIGVVSAEDALNYGFSGVMLRGSGIKWDLRKSQPYDKYDEVEFDVPIGSKGDCYDRYLCRVEEMRQSLRIMHQALNMMPEGEIKVDDAKVAPPKRSEMKTSMESLIHHFKLYTEGYQVPPGSTYTAVEAPKGEFGVYLVSDGSSRPYRCKIKAPGFAHLAGLDKMAKGHMLADVVAIIGTQDIVFGEVDR from the exons ATGGCGGCCACAATGTTGAGGTCGCTTACTAAACTAGGACGTCCTTCAACCAAAGtattattaaataacaatttgcTCATTCCTGGTTGTGCTGTCCTGCAAAGCCG GCAGAAACAATGGCAGCCGGATGTGGAGTGGACGGAGCAGTTTGCTGGGGCAGTGATGTACCCCACTGCCATCAATGAGAAGTGGACCCCGCCCCCATGGAATG aTAAGGATCCTCCTGCAGAGAAGGAAGTCGCCAACCTGACCATCAACTTCGGCCCCCAGCATCCTGCAGCTCACGGTGTGCTGCGTCttgtgatggagctcagtggaGAGTCAGTCAAGAAATGTGACCCACACATTGGCCTGCTTCACCGTGGCACAGAGAAGCTCATAGAGTACAAGACCTATCTGCAG GCTCTGCCTTACTTTGACCGTCTGGACTATGTTTCCATGATGTGTAACGAGGAGGCCTACTCTCTGGCTGTGGAGAAGCTGCTCAACATCCAAGCTCCACCCCGTGCCCAGTGGATCAGAG tgcTGTACGGAGAGATGACACGCATCCTGAACCACATCATGGCCATCACCACTCACGCCCTCGACATTGGTGCCATGACCCCCTTCTTCTGGCTGTtcgaggagagggagaag atgTTTGAGTTTTATGAGCGAGTGTCTGGAGCCAGAATGCACGCTGCATACATCAGACCTGGTGGTGTTCATCAG GATTTGCCCCTGGGTCTGATGGACGACATCTACGAGTGGTGCAAGAATTTCTCCATTAGAATCGATGAGGTAGAAGAG ATGTTGACCAACAATCGTATCTGGAAGAACCGTACTGTTGACATTGGGGTGGTTTCTGCTGAGGATGCCCTCAACTACGGCTTCAG TGGAGTGATGCTGCGAGGGTCGGGCATCAAGTGGGACCTGAGGAAGTCTCAGCCTTACGACAAGTATGACGAGGTGGAGTTTGACGTACCCATCGGGAGCAAAGGAGATTGTTATGACAG gtatctgtgcagagtggaggagatgaGGCAGTCCCTCAGGATCATGCACCAGGCGCTCAACATGATGCCAGAAGGAGAGATTAAGGTGGATGATGCCAAGGTGGCCCCACCCAAGAGGTCTGAGATGAAG ACGTCCATGGAGTCTCTGATCCATCACTTTAAGCTGTACACAGAGGGCTACCAGGTCCCCCCAGGGTCCACGTACACAGCTGTGGAGGCACCAAAG GGAGAGTTTGGTGTTTATCTGGTGTCGGACGGCTCCAGCAGACCCTATCGCTGCAAGATCAAAGCTCCTGGATTCGCTCACTTG gCTGGTCTGGATAAAATGGCCAAAGGACACATGCTAGCTGATGTTGTCGCCATTATTG GTACACAGGACATAGTGTTTGGCGAAGTGGACCGCTAA
- the fcer1g gene encoding high affinity immunoglobulin epsilon receptor subunit gamma isoform X2, protein MAVWGRSPLLVAAPLWMCFGSAAASLPEPYVCYVLDGILFLYGLILTALYCKIKFYGAKPAGPATGKPKQNAEEGIYTGLTPHAQDTYETIGMKK, encoded by the exons ATGGCCGTGTGGGGCAGGAGCCCGTTGCTGGTGGCTGCTCCTCTGTGGATGTGTTTTGGCAGCGCTGCTG CCTCTCTTCCGGAACCGTATGTTTGTTATGTGCTGGATGGGATCCTGTTTTTGTACGGCCTCATCCTGACAGCTCTCTACTGCAAAATTAAG ttcTACGGTGCCAAGCCAGCTGGCCCTGCAACAGGAAAGCCGAAGCAG AATGCTGAAGAGGGCATCTATACT GGTTTGACCCCTCATGCCCAGGACACGTATGAAACCATCGGCATGAAGAAGTGA